The following are encoded together in the Microterricola viridarii genome:
- a CDS encoding pentapeptide repeat-containing protein yields MTQSRRNTGSSTTKPPRLDRVDPQNLGAGYPGDLGANATVDGLEFGALVLDTFALDYATVSESVFGGVTADEAELRSVRVVDTVLDALNVPVLRAARSTWKDVVVRGSRIGSAELYESGLRALRFENCKLGFVNLRGAHLNDVLFVNCTIDELDLGQATAARVAFDGCTVRALDLQQATVSDFDLRGADVQEIAGIRNLAGVTITQMQLGMLAPALAESIGIRVED; encoded by the coding sequence ATGACGCAGTCACGCCGCAACACCGGGAGTTCCACGACCAAGCCGCCCCGCCTGGACAGGGTGGATCCGCAGAACCTCGGCGCGGGCTACCCGGGCGACCTCGGCGCAAACGCGACCGTCGACGGTCTGGAGTTCGGGGCGCTCGTGCTCGACACCTTCGCGCTGGACTACGCCACCGTGAGCGAGAGCGTGTTCGGCGGGGTCACCGCCGACGAGGCCGAGCTGCGCAGCGTGCGCGTCGTCGACACCGTGTTGGACGCGCTGAACGTGCCCGTGCTGCGCGCCGCCCGTTCCACCTGGAAGGACGTCGTCGTGCGGGGCTCCCGCATCGGCTCCGCCGAGCTGTACGAGTCGGGGCTGCGGGCGCTGCGCTTCGAGAACTGCAAGCTCGGCTTCGTGAACCTCCGTGGCGCACACCTCAATGATGTGCTGTTCGTGAACTGCACGATCGACGAGCTCGACCTGGGCCAGGCGACGGCGGCGAGGGTCGCCTTCGACGGCTGCACGGTCAGGGCGCTCGACCTGCAGCAGGCCACGGTGAGTGACTTCGACCTGCGCGGGGCCGACGTGCAGGAGATCGCCGGCATCCGCAACCTCGCCGGGGTCACGATCACCCAGATGCAGCTGGGCATGCTCGCCCCGGCGCTCGCTGAAAGCATCGGCATCCGCGTCGAGGACTGA
- a CDS encoding GlsB/YeaQ/YmgE family stress response membrane protein yields the protein MGFFAFLLLGLIAGAIAKLIMPGDQGGGWFATLLLGVVGAMLGGWLGGLLFGADLENFWSIQSWLLAIGGAIVVLVIWGLIFGRKKTA from the coding sequence ATGGGTTTCTTTGCCTTTCTACTTCTCGGTCTGATCGCAGGGGCCATCGCGAAGCTGATCATGCCCGGTGATCAGGGCGGCGGCTGGTTCGCGACACTCCTGCTCGGCGTCGTCGGCGCGATGCTCGGCGGCTGGCTCGGCGGGCTGCTGTTCGGCGCCGACCTCGAGAACTTCTGGTCGATTCAGTCCTGGCTGCTCGCGATCGGTGGCGCCATCGTGGTGCTCGTGATCTGGGGCCTCATCTTCGGGCGCAAGAAGACCGCGTAG
- a CDS encoding fumarylacetoacetate hydrolase family protein, translated as MKFMGIAADDSNDTRIGVVQGDSVAPLTTLVEFWQDPFAWQQRAAAGAAGAALPLRSVREVPLVPASARVLCVGLNYKAHAAEGNFEVPEYPTIFGRWTASLSVGGVPAPVPTGEAGLDWEGEIAAVVGARIQSADAATAESAVFGYSVFNDLTSRRAQKLTAQWTLGKNGDFSGPMGPLVSRDEVGDLRDGLQLRTRVNGIEVQNGNTRDMIFSVGDILALVSQTLTLHPGDVLVSGTPEGVGYVRTPPWLLQPGDSVEVEVDRLGTLTTPIVDASARDRA; from the coding sequence ATGAAGTTCATGGGCATCGCCGCCGATGACAGCAACGACACTCGCATCGGCGTCGTTCAGGGCGACTCGGTCGCACCGCTCACCACGCTCGTCGAGTTCTGGCAGGACCCGTTCGCCTGGCAACAGCGCGCAGCGGCCGGCGCCGCGGGTGCCGCGCTGCCGCTCCGCAGCGTCCGCGAGGTGCCGCTGGTGCCCGCGTCTGCCCGCGTGCTCTGCGTCGGCCTGAACTACAAGGCGCATGCGGCGGAGGGCAACTTCGAGGTGCCGGAGTACCCGACGATCTTCGGCCGGTGGACGGCCTCGCTCAGCGTCGGCGGTGTGCCGGCCCCTGTCCCCACCGGCGAGGCTGGCCTGGACTGGGAGGGCGAGATCGCCGCCGTCGTGGGCGCCCGCATCCAGTCGGCGGATGCCGCGACGGCCGAGTCGGCCGTGTTCGGCTACTCCGTGTTCAACGACCTCACCTCGCGCCGCGCCCAGAAGCTCACCGCGCAGTGGACGCTCGGCAAGAACGGCGACTTCTCCGGCCCGATGGGGCCGCTCGTCAGCCGCGATGAGGTCGGCGACCTGCGGGACGGTCTGCAGCTGCGCACCCGCGTCAACGGCATCGAGGTGCAGAACGGCAACACCCGCGACATGATCTTCTCCGTCGGGGACATCCTGGCCCTGGTCAGCCAGACCCTCACCCTGCACCCGGGCGACGTTCTCGTCTCCGGGACGCCGGAGGGCGTCGGCTACGTGCGCACCCCGCCGTGGCTGCTGCAGCCGGGGGACAGCGTCGAGGTCGAGGTGGACCGGCTGGGAACCCTGACAACGCCAATCGTCGACGCGTCGGCGCGAGACCGTGCCTGA